One part of the Chitinophagales bacterium genome encodes these proteins:
- a CDS encoding DUF5615 family PIN-like protein: MIIADENLEQYWIELLRDKRFEVFSIRDEKPGISDREIAEFVRSRNGCLITEDKDFGELIFSYGVKSLSVILLRYDQPRYSQIEPVLLKFLSDYVTPAENLFVTVTPGRVRVRSI, translated from the coding sequence ATGATTATTGCTGATGAGAACCTTGAACAATACTGGATTGAATTGCTTCGCGACAAGCGCTTCGAAGTGTTTTCCATTCGCGATGAAAAACCGGGAATCTCTGATCGTGAAATTGCAGAGTTTGTTCGCTCAAGAAATGGTTGCTTAATTACAGAAGACAAAGATTTTGGTGAGCTTATATTTTCTTACGGTGTTAAAAGCCTCTCTGTAATTCTCCTTAGGTATGATCAGCCGCGCTACTCCCAAATTGAACCGGTGCTCCTGAAATTTCTTAGTGATTATGTAACTCCTGCTGAGAATTTATTTGTAAC
- a CDS encoding DUF433 domain-containing protein, with protein MENHKLIERNPEVMLGKPIIKGTRITVELIIRKIAGGYSIDELLKAYPHLTREQIQAALEFAADMVANEEVIITQ; from the coding sequence ATGGAAAATCACAAGCTAATAGAGCGCAATCCGGAAGTGATGCTCGGGAAACCGATAATTAAAGGAACACGGATTACTGTAGAACTCATCATCAGGAAAATCGCAGGTGGTTATTCAATTGACGAATTGCTGAAAGCTTACCCTCATCTCACGAGGGAACAAATACAGGCGGCTCTTGAATTCGCAGCCGACATGGTTGCCAATGAAGAGGTCATCATCACACAATGA
- a CDS encoding adenylate/guanylate cyclase domain-containing protein — MQPNFIRKLKTLLFICLGTGFAGVIYQLIGEQRLDFNSVLLGFPLGLVFGFLELFLFPKAEKRFRQWSFTKMLVYKAMLYTAVIFFVTVSMAIIAGLSEGRKMSELPIFLKSMSLLVLVLYALVVYSFLVFFLQINHLLGEGVLWKFIRGKYHQPREEERIFMFLDMKSSTTIAEQLGHVRFYTLLNEIFHEISQPVLQTKAEIYQYIGDEVVLTWEVEHGLENSNCLRAFFMFRERLLRNSGNYLKNFGVKPEFKAGLHFGKVISAQIGDLKREIVYNGDVLNTTARIQNECNKYQRDFLVSGILMNRIKEMNGFQWERIDAVTLRGKETEVELFSVMEAVRPMLGEIG, encoded by the coding sequence ATGCAACCTAACTTCATCAGAAAACTCAAAACGCTACTATTCATTTGCCTTGGTACAGGTTTCGCGGGTGTGATCTATCAACTCATCGGCGAACAGCGCCTCGATTTTAATAGTGTATTGTTGGGATTCCCATTAGGTCTGGTCTTTGGCTTTCTGGAATTATTTCTGTTCCCGAAGGCTGAAAAAAGGTTTCGGCAATGGTCCTTTACAAAGATGCTTGTATATAAAGCCATGCTTTATACTGCTGTCATTTTTTTTGTGACGGTTTCCATGGCGATTATAGCAGGTTTATCTGAGGGCCGTAAAATGAGTGAACTCCCAATCTTTCTGAAGTCTATGAGCCTGTTGGTATTAGTCCTTTATGCCCTTGTGGTTTACAGCTTCCTTGTATTCTTTCTGCAGATCAATCATTTGCTTGGAGAAGGTGTTTTATGGAAATTCATCCGTGGCAAATACCATCAACCCCGTGAGGAAGAAAGGATCTTCATGTTCCTTGATATGAAATCATCTACAACGATTGCAGAGCAACTGGGGCATGTCCGTTTCTACACATTGCTAAATGAGATCTTCCACGAGATATCACAACCGGTACTTCAAACTAAAGCTGAGATTTATCAATATATAGGAGATGAAGTGGTTCTTACATGGGAGGTGGAACATGGCCTGGAGAACTCGAATTGCCTGAGAGCTTTTTTCATGTTCAGGGAACGCCTTCTCAGAAATAGCGGGAATTACCTCAAAAATTTTGGAGTAAAGCCGGAGTTTAAAGCCGGATTGCATTTTGGAAAAGTTATAAGTGCCCAAATTGGTGACTTGAAACGGGAGATTGTATATAATGGCGATGTGCTTAATACAACTGCAAGAATTCAAAATGAATGCAATAAATATCAGCGTGACTTTCTCGTTTCCGGCATTCTCATGAACCGGATCAAAGAAATGAATGGTTTTCAATGGGAAAGAATAGATGCCGTAACACTTCGCGGCAAAGAAACAGAAGTAGAGCTTTTCAGCGTGATGGAGGCGGTTCGCCCGATGCTGGGTGAAATAGGTTAG
- a CDS encoding alpha,alpha-trehalase, producing the protein MQKLREVVMMKQVLKRREFLLLAAAAGSLLLPFSFPVYSNAAAPSDRILKYIRDSIGKTLRPHSDVDPLGKSIPLPYDFNVPCISIHFQNLFYYDTYFLNRGLIALGDIRQAENNVNDVLFLVESLGFMPNSNRLDMTNRSQPPYLCMMVKDVYAATGNKEWLKTAYPLISKEYEFWNTKRSTTYGLSRHHHDATPEYLANFYEHLKKVRLPLNATTDEEKISIAGHRLAEAEAGYDFTPRFDGRCSDFIPVDLNSNLYLYEVTMADFARILENGESKLWVARATERKKRIDDLLWNETRGLYLDYDMENKRSSNVTSVATFQPLWVGCASIDQANSVKENLKLYEYAHGVVPCEAGTHDFTYQWDYPNAWPPHALIISEALSKYNYEDDADRIRSKYVNTVYAVYKSTGTLWEKYNAVEGNLKVNEEYKTPPMIGWTAGIYAHMRIVKNTRLQ; encoded by the coding sequence TTGCAAAAACTCCGTGAAGTGGTGATGATGAAACAGGTTCTGAAAAGAAGAGAATTCCTTCTCCTTGCTGCGGCTGCAGGCTCGCTCCTTCTTCCTTTCAGTTTTCCTGTTTATAGTAATGCGGCTGCACCGAGTGATCGCATTCTGAAATACATCAGGGATTCAATCGGCAAAACATTGCGACCGCATTCTGACGTTGACCCTTTAGGAAAAAGTATTCCGCTTCCGTATGACTTCAACGTACCATGCATCAGCATTCATTTTCAAAACCTGTTTTACTACGATACCTATTTTCTGAATCGCGGGTTGATTGCGCTCGGTGACATTCGCCAGGCAGAAAACAATGTGAACGATGTACTCTTCCTCGTGGAGAGCCTTGGGTTCATGCCAAACAGCAATCGTCTCGATATGACCAATCGCTCACAGCCGCCTTATCTGTGTATGATGGTTAAAGACGTTTATGCGGCTACAGGAAATAAGGAGTGGCTGAAAACGGCTTACCCGCTCATCAGCAAGGAGTATGAATTCTGGAACACAAAAAGGAGTACGACGTACGGATTATCTCGCCATCATCACGATGCGACACCGGAGTATCTCGCCAATTTTTATGAGCATCTGAAAAAAGTCCGGTTGCCACTCAATGCAACTACTGATGAAGAAAAAATTTCCATTGCCGGTCACCGGCTGGCAGAGGCCGAAGCAGGTTATGATTTTACTCCGCGGTTCGACGGCCGCTGTTCTGATTTTATACCGGTCGATCTCAACAGTAACCTCTATCTCTATGAAGTCACAATGGCCGATTTTGCCCGAATACTGGAAAACGGGGAAAGTAAATTATGGGTTGCCCGGGCGACGGAAAGAAAGAAACGGATCGATGATCTCTTGTGGAATGAAACCCGGGGGCTGTATCTTGATTACGATATGGAAAATAAACGGTCTTCGAATGTCACTTCGGTTGCAACATTTCAACCATTATGGGTCGGATGCGCTTCCATTGATCAGGCGAACAGCGTGAAAGAAAATTTAAAACTCTATGAATACGCTCACGGTGTGGTGCCTTGCGAAGCAGGCACGCATGATTTCACCTATCAGTGGGATTATCCGAATGCCTGGCCTCCTCATGCATTAATCATATCCGAGGCACTTTCTAAGTATAACTATGAAGATGATGCTGACCGCATTCGTTCGAAATATGTGAACACTGTTTATGCTGTGTATAAATCAACCGGCACTTTGTGGGAAAAGTATAATGCCGTGGAAGGAAATCTAAAAGTCAATGAAGAGTATAAAACGCCTCCTATGATCGGATGGACTGCCGGAATTTATGCGCATATGAGAATTGTAAAGAACACCCGGTTGCAATAG